One Gossypium raimondii isolate GPD5lz chromosome 3, ASM2569854v1, whole genome shotgun sequence genomic window carries:
- the LOC105794939 gene encoding xyloglucan endotransglucosylase protein 6, giving the protein MAVLFKMPVVLGFFVGLMMLGLASSAEFHELFQPGWANDHFIYEGELLKLKLDNFSGAGFASKSRYLFGKVSMQIKLVEGDSAGTVTAYYMSSEGPYHNEFDFEFLGNTTGEPYLLQTNVYVNGVGNREQRMNLWFDPTKDFHSYSLLWNQRQVVFLVDETPIRVHTNMEHKGIPFPKDQAMGVYSSIWNADDWATQGGLVKTDWSHAPFVASYKGFEIDACECPVSVTADEIAKKCSSSAEKRFWWDEPTMSELSLHQSHQLVWVRANHLVYDYCTDTARFPIKPVECEHHRH; this is encoded by the exons ATGGCTGTCTTGTTTAAAATGCCTGTCGTTTTGGGTTTCTTTGTGGGTCTTATGATGCTGGGTTTGGCTAGCTCAGCTGAGTTTCATGAGCTTTTTCAACCTGGTTGGGCAAACGATCATTTCATCTATGAAGGAGAGCTTCTTAAGCTCAAACTTGATAACTTTTCTG GTGCTGGGTTTGCATCAAAAAGCAGGTATTTGTTTGGAAAAGTATCCATGCAGATTAAACTTGTAGAGGGTGACTCAGCTGGGACTGTCACTGCTTACTAT ATGTCATCGGAGGGTCCATACCACAATGAGTTCGACTTCGAGTTCCTGGGCAATACCACAGGTGAACCTTACCTTCTCCAGACCAATGTGTACGTGAATGGTGTAGGGAACAGAGAGCAAAGAATGAACCTTTGGTTTGACCCCACCAAGGACTTCCACTCTTACTCTCTCCTTTGGAACCAGCGCCAAGTTGT ATTTCTAGTGGATGAGACACCAATAAGAGTGCACACCAACATGGAACACAAAGGAATTCCTTTTCCCAAAGACCAAGCCATGGGTGTATATAGCTCAATCTGGAATGCTGATGATTGGGCCACACAGGGTGGCCTAGTCAAGACTGATTGGAGCCATGCACCATTTGTTGCCTCCTACAAAGGCTTCGAAATCGACGCATGCGAGTGCCCGGTTTCCGTGACAGCAGATGAGATCGCCAAGAAATGCAGCAGCAGTGCTGAGAAGAGGTTCTGGTGGGACGAACCGACAATGTCGGAGTTAAGTTTGCACCAGAGCCACCAACTGGTGTGGGTTAGGGCAAACCACTTGGTCTATGACTATTGTACTGATACTGCTAGGTTCCCTATCAAGCCTGTAGAGTGTGAGCACCATCGTCACTAG